The Pseudomonas triclosanedens genome has a window encoding:
- a CDS encoding FAD-dependent oxidoreductase, which yields MSERLNNDFQFIEVGRKDPKKKLLRQRKREFVEIYDLFKPQQAADQAHRCLGCGNPYCEWKCPVHNFIPNWLKLVSEGNILAAAELSHQTNTLPEVCGRVCPQDRLCEGACTLNDGFGAVTIGSVEKYITDTAFAMGWRPDMSKVKPTGKRVAVIGAGPAGLGCADVLVRNGVSPVVFDKNPEIGGLLTFGIPEFKLEKQVLSRRREVFTGMGIEFRLNTEIGKDVTMQQLLDEFDAVFMGMGTYTYMKGGFPGEDLPGVHDALDFLIANVNRNLGFEKSPDDFVDMKGKRVVVLGGGDTAMDCNRTSIRQGAKSVTCAYRRDEENMPGSRKEVKNAKEEGVKFLFNRQPIAIVGEDKVEGVKVVETRLGEPDARGRRSPEPIPGSEEIIPAEAVLIAFGFRPSPAPWFDQHQVEIDSQGRVIAPAAAQFKHQTSNPKIFAGGDMVRGSDLVVTAIFEGRTAAEGILDYLGV from the coding sequence ATGTCTGAACGTCTGAATAACGACTTCCAGTTCATCGAAGTCGGGCGCAAGGATCCGAAGAAGAAGCTCCTGCGCCAACGCAAGCGCGAGTTCGTGGAGATCTACGACCTGTTCAAGCCGCAGCAGGCGGCTGATCAGGCCCACCGTTGCCTGGGTTGCGGCAACCCGTACTGCGAGTGGAAGTGCCCGGTGCACAACTTCATTCCCAACTGGTTGAAGCTGGTCTCCGAAGGCAACATCCTGGCCGCCGCCGAGCTGTCCCACCAGACCAACACCCTGCCTGAAGTCTGCGGCCGGGTATGCCCACAGGACCGCCTCTGCGAAGGCGCCTGCACCCTGAACGACGGTTTCGGCGCAGTCACCATCGGCTCGGTCGAGAAGTACATCACCGACACTGCCTTCGCGATGGGCTGGCGTCCGGATATGTCCAAGGTCAAGCCCACCGGCAAGCGCGTCGCAGTGATCGGTGCCGGCCCGGCCGGCCTGGGCTGCGCCGACGTGCTGGTGCGCAACGGCGTGAGCCCGGTGGTCTTCGACAAGAACCCGGAAATCGGCGGTCTACTGACCTTCGGCATCCCCGAGTTCAAGCTGGAGAAGCAGGTTCTCAGCCGTCGCCGTGAAGTCTTCACCGGCATGGGTATCGAGTTCCGTCTCAATACCGAGATCGGCAAGGACGTGACCATGCAGCAGCTGCTCGACGAGTTCGATGCGGTATTCATGGGCATGGGTACCTACACCTACATGAAAGGCGGCTTCCCCGGCGAGGACCTGCCCGGCGTGCACGATGCGCTGGACTTCCTGATTGCCAACGTGAACCGCAACCTGGGCTTCGAGAAGTCGCCGGACGATTTCGTCGACATGAAGGGCAAGCGGGTAGTGGTTCTGGGCGGTGGCGACACCGCGATGGACTGCAACCGCACCTCCATCCGTCAGGGCGCCAAGAGCGTGACCTGCGCCTACCGCCGAGACGAGGAAAACATGCCCGGCTCGCGCAAAGAGGTGAAGAACGCCAAGGAAGAAGGCGTGAAATTCCTCTTCAACCGCCAGCCCATCGCCATCGTCGGCGAGGACAAGGTGGAAGGCGTGAAGGTGGTCGAGACCCGTCTCGGCGAGCCGGACGCCCGTGGCCGTCGCAGCCCCGAGCCGATCCCCGGCTCCGAGGAAATCATCCCGGCGGAAGCCGTGCTGATCGCTTTCGGCTTCCGCCCGAGCCCGGCGCCGTGGTTCGACCAGCACCAGGTGGAAATCGACAGCCAGGGCCGCGTCATCGCCCCGGCCGCCGCGCAGTTCAAGCATCAGACCAGCAACCCGAAGATCTTCGCCGGTGGCGACATGGTCCGCGGGTCCGACCTGGTGGTGACCGCCATCTTCGAAGGGCGGACCGCCGCCGAAGGTATCCTGGACTACCTCGGCGTTTAA
- the gltB gene encoding glutamate synthase large subunit: MKAGLYHPETFKDNCGFGLIAHMTGEASHELLQTAIEALTCMTHRGGINADGKTGDGCGLLIQKPDQFLRAVARESFATELPDQYAVGMVFFNQDPVKAEAARANMNREIERAGLNLVGWRKVPIDTSVLGRLALERLPQIEQVFIGGEGLSDQEFAVKLFSSRRRSSVANAEDADHYVCSFSHKTIIYKGLMMPADLAAFYPDLSDERLKTAICVFHQRFSTNTLPKWPLAQPFRLLAHNGEINTITGNRNWAQARRSKFANEWMPDLDELGPLVNRVGSDSSSMDNMLELMVTGGMDMFRGLRMIIPPAWQNVETMDADLRAFYEFNSLHMEPWDGPAGVVLTDGRYAVCLLDRNGLRPARWVTTRNGYITLASEIGVWDYKPEDVIAKGRVGPGQILAVDTETGQLLQTEDIDNRLKSRHPYKQWLRQSALRIQATLDDDQGVASYDGDQLKQYMKMFQVTFEERDQVLRPLAEQGQEAVGSMGDDTPMAVLSKRIRSPYDYFRQVFAQVTNPPIDPLREAIVMSLETCLGIEQNIFEESPHHANQAILTTPVISPAKWRTLMTLDRPGFDRHHIDLNYDESVGLEAAVRNIADQAEEAVRAGKVLLVLSDRHIAPGKLPVHAALAVGAVHHRLVQTGLRCDSNILVETATARDPHHFAVLVGFGASAVYPFLAYEVLADLIRTGEVLGDLYEVFKYYRKGISKGMLKILSKMGISTIASYRGAQLFEAIGLSDEVTGLCFPGTPSRIQGARFIDIENEQKLLAFEAWNNRKPIQQGGLLKFVYGGEYHAYNPDVVNTLQAAVQQGDYAKFKEYTALVDQRPVSMIRDLLKVKTLEHPLSLDEIEPLESIFKRFDAAGISLGALSPEAHEALAEAMNRLGGRSNSGEGGEDPARYGTLKSSKIKQVATGRFGVTPEYLVNAEVLQIKVAQGAKPGEGGQLPGGKVNGLIARLRYAVPGVTLISPPPHHDIYSIEDLAQLIFDLKQVNPQALVSVKLVSEPGVGTIAAGVAKAYADLITISGYDGGTGASPITSIKYAGSPWELGLAEAHQTLRGNDLRGKVRVQTDGGLKTGLDVIKAAILGAESFGFGTAPMIALGCKYLRICHLNNCATGVATQNDKLRKDHFIGTVDMVVNFFTFIASETREWLAKLGVRSLEELIGRTDLLEVLPGETPKQGNLDLTPLLGSDLIPAEKPQFCGVEKNPPFDQGLLAEKMVELARDAIAGAKGGEYELDICNCDRSIGARISGEIAKVHGNQGMAKAPITFRFKGTAGQSFGVWNAGGLHLYLEGDANDYVGKGMTGGKLVVTPPKGSPFKSQESAIVGNTCLYGATGGKLFAAGTAGERFGVRNSGAHAVVEGTGDHCCEYMTGGFVCVLGKTGYNFGSGMTGGFAYVLDQDNTFVDRVNHELVEIQRISGEAMEAYRSHLRKVLVEYVAETASEWGAHLLENLDDYLRRFWLVKPKAASLGSLLTSTRANPQ, encoded by the coding sequence ATGAAAGCAGGTCTGTACCATCCTGAGACGTTCAAGGATAACTGCGGATTCGGTCTGATCGCCCACATGACGGGTGAGGCAAGCCACGAACTTCTGCAAACCGCCATCGAAGCACTGACCTGCATGACCCACCGAGGTGGGATCAACGCGGACGGGAAAACCGGGGATGGCTGCGGGCTGTTGATCCAGAAGCCCGACCAGTTCCTGCGCGCCGTGGCCAGGGAGTCCTTCGCGACCGAGCTGCCCGACCAGTATGCGGTCGGCATGGTCTTCTTCAATCAGGACCCGGTGAAAGCCGAAGCTGCCCGCGCGAACATGAATCGCGAAATCGAGCGTGCCGGCCTTAACCTGGTCGGTTGGCGCAAGGTACCGATCGACACCAGCGTCCTGGGTCGCCTGGCACTGGAGCGCCTGCCGCAGATCGAACAGGTGTTCATCGGTGGCGAAGGCCTGTCCGACCAGGAGTTCGCGGTCAAGCTGTTCAGCTCCCGTCGCCGTTCCTCCGTGGCCAACGCCGAGGATGCCGATCACTACGTCTGCAGCTTTTCGCACAAGACCATCATCTATAAGGGCCTGATGATGCCGGCGGATCTCGCCGCCTTCTATCCGGACCTGTCCGACGAGCGCCTGAAGACCGCCATCTGCGTCTTCCACCAGCGCTTCTCGACCAACACCCTGCCGAAATGGCCGCTGGCCCAGCCGTTCCGCCTGCTGGCGCACAACGGCGAGATCAACACCATCACCGGCAACCGTAACTGGGCGCAGGCGCGTCGCAGCAAGTTCGCCAACGAGTGGATGCCCGATCTCGACGAGCTCGGCCCGCTGGTGAACCGCGTGGGTTCCGACTCCTCCAGCATGGACAACATGCTCGAGCTGATGGTCACTGGCGGCATGGATATGTTCCGCGGCCTGCGCATGATCATTCCGCCGGCCTGGCAGAACGTCGAAACGATGGACGCCGACCTGCGCGCGTTCTACGAATTCAATTCGCTGCACATGGAGCCGTGGGACGGCCCCGCTGGCGTCGTGCTGACCGACGGACGCTATGCCGTCTGCCTGCTCGACCGCAACGGCCTGCGTCCGGCGCGTTGGGTCACCACCCGGAACGGCTATATCACTCTCGCCTCGGAAATCGGCGTTTGGGACTACAAGCCCGAGGACGTCATCGCCAAGGGCCGCGTCGGACCGGGCCAGATCCTCGCGGTGGACACCGAGACCGGTCAGCTGCTGCAGACCGAAGACATCGACAACCGTCTGAAGTCGCGCCACCCGTACAAGCAGTGGCTGCGCCAGAGCGCCTTGCGTATCCAGGCCACCCTGGACGACGACCAGGGCGTTGCCAGCTACGATGGCGACCAGCTCAAGCAATACATGAAGATGTTCCAGGTCACCTTCGAGGAGCGTGACCAGGTACTGCGTCCGCTGGCCGAACAGGGTCAGGAAGCGGTCGGTTCGATGGGTGACGACACCCCGATGGCGGTGCTGTCCAAGCGTATCCGTTCGCCCTACGACTACTTCCGCCAGGTATTCGCCCAGGTGACCAACCCGCCGATCGACCCGCTGCGCGAGGCGATCGTGATGTCCCTGGAAACCTGCCTGGGCATCGAGCAGAACATCTTCGAAGAGTCGCCGCACCATGCCAATCAGGCGATCCTCACCACTCCGGTGATCTCTCCGGCCAAGTGGCGCACTCTGATGACGCTGGACCGTCCAGGCTTCGACCGTCATCACATCGACCTGAACTACGACGAGTCCGTTGGCCTCGAAGCGGCCGTACGCAATATCGCCGACCAGGCCGAGGAAGCCGTGCGCGCCGGCAAGGTGCTGCTGGTGCTTTCCGACCGCCATATCGCCCCTGGCAAGCTGCCGGTGCACGCGGCTCTGGCCGTCGGAGCCGTGCACCATCGCCTGGTGCAGACAGGGCTGCGCTGCGACTCCAACATCCTGGTGGAAACCGCCACCGCCCGTGACCCGCATCACTTCGCGGTGCTGGTGGGCTTCGGTGCGTCTGCTGTCTACCCGTTCCTCGCCTATGAGGTGCTGGCCGACCTGATCCGTACCGGCGAAGTGCTGGGCGACCTCTACGAGGTGTTCAAGTACTACCGCAAGGGCATCTCCAAGGGGATGCTCAAAATCCTCTCGAAGATGGGCATCTCCACTATCGCTTCCTACCGCGGCGCTCAACTCTTCGAAGCCATCGGCCTTTCCGACGAGGTCACCGGCCTGTGCTTCCCGGGTACCCCGAGCCGCATCCAGGGCGCGCGCTTCATCGACATCGAGAACGAGCAGAAGCTGTTGGCCTTTGAGGCCTGGAACAACCGCAAGCCGATCCAGCAGGGCGGCCTGTTGAAGTTCGTCTACGGCGGTGAGTACCACGCCTACAACCCGGACGTGGTGAACACCTTGCAGGCCGCCGTGCAGCAGGGCGACTACGCCAAGTTCAAGGAATACACCGCGTTGGTCGACCAGCGCCCGGTGTCCATGATTCGCGACCTGCTCAAAGTGAAGACCCTTGAGCATCCGCTGAGCCTGGACGAGATCGAGCCGCTGGAGTCCATCTTCAAACGCTTCGACGCCGCCGGCATCTCTCTCGGTGCGTTGTCGCCGGAGGCTCACGAGGCGCTGGCCGAAGCCATGAACCGCCTGGGCGGCCGCTCCAACTCCGGTGAGGGCGGTGAAGACCCGGCGCGCTACGGCACGCTGAAAAGCTCGAAGATCAAGCAGGTGGCCACCGGCCGCTTCGGTGTGACCCCGGAATACCTGGTCAACGCCGAAGTCCTGCAGATCAAGGTGGCCCAGGGCGCCAAGCCCGGCGAAGGCGGCCAACTGCCCGGCGGCAAGGTCAACGGCCTGATCGCCCGCCTGCGCTATGCCGTGCCCGGCGTGACCCTGATCTCGCCGCCGCCGCACCACGACATCTACTCCATCGAAGACCTCGCCCAACTGATCTTCGACCTCAAGCAGGTCAACCCGCAGGCGCTGGTGTCGGTGAAGCTGGTGTCCGAGCCCGGCGTCGGTACCATCGCCGCCGGCGTGGCCAAGGCCTACGCCGACCTGATCACCATTTCCGGCTACGACGGCGGTACCGGCGCATCGCCGATTACCTCGATCAAATACGCCGGTAGCCCCTGGGAGCTGGGCCTCGCCGAGGCGCACCAGACCCTGCGCGGCAACGACCTGCGCGGCAAGGTCCGTGTGCAGACCGACGGTGGCCTGAAGACCGGCCTGGATGTCATCAAGGCTGCCATCCTCGGCGCCGAAAGCTTCGGCTTCGGCACCGCGCCGATGATCGCCCTGGGCTGCAAATACCTGCGCATCTGCCACCTGAACAACTGCGCTACCGGCGTCGCCACCCAGAACGACAAGCTGCGCAAGGATCACTTCATCGGCACCGTGGACATGGTGGTGAACTTCTTCACCTTCATCGCCAGCGAAACCCGCGAGTGGCTCGCCAAGCTCGGCGTGCGTAGCCTGGAAGAGCTGATCGGCCGCACCGATCTGCTGGAAGTCCTGCCGGGTGAAACGCCGAAGCAAGGCAATCTCGACCTCACGCCGCTGCTGGGCAGCGACCTGATTCCGGCCGAGAAGCCTCAGTTCTGTGGTGTCGAGAAGAACCCGCCGTTCGACCAGGGCCTGCTGGCCGAAAAGATGGTCGAACTGGCCCGCGACGCCATCGCAGGCGCCAAGGGTGGCGAGTACGAGCTGGATATCTGCAACTGCGACCGTTCCATCGGCGCGCGGATTTCCGGCGAGATCGCCAAGGTCCACGGCAACCAGGGCATGGCCAAGGCGCCGATCACCTTCCGCTTCAAGGGCACCGCGGGCCAGAGCTTCGGCGTGTGGAACGCCGGCGGCCTGCACCTGTACCTGGAAGGCGACGCCAACGACTACGTGGGCAAGGGCATGACCGGCGGCAAGCTGGTCGTTACCCCGCCCAAGGGCAGTCCGTTCAAGTCGCAGGAGTCGGCCATCGTCGGCAACACCTGCCTGTACGGCGCCACCGGCGGCAAGCTGTTCGCCGCGGGCACCGCTGGCGAGCGCTTCGGCGTGCGCAATTCCGGCGCCCACGCGGTAGTGGAAGGTACTGGCGACCACTGCTGCGAATACATGACCGGCGGTTTCGTCTGCGTTCTGGGCAAGACCGGCTACAACTTCGGCTCCGGCATGACCGGTGGCTTCGCCTATGTCCTCGACCAGGACAACACCTTCGTTGACCGCGTGAACCATGAGCTGGTGGAAATCCAGCGCATCAGCGGCGAAGCGATGGAGGCCTACCGCAGTCATCTGCGCAAGGTGCTGGTCGAATACGTGGCGGAAACCGCGAGTGAGTGGGGCGCACATCTGTTGGAGAACCTCGACGACTACCTGCGTCGGTTCTGGCTGGTGAAACCGAAGGCCGCAAGCCTCGGTTCCCTGCTGACCAGCACCCGTGCCAACCCGCAATAA